AAAATCTAAAAAATATGATCCAAGTATAACCTAAGCAATTTGCCAAACAAGGCCCAATCTTCTCAGAACTCACAATCTCCCAAAGAGACGGCTACATTAGGATAAAGCTAAAAATCCTAAAAATTGACTTAACACTCCTACTCATTCCTGAATTTGACTCTTCACCCACTTGCGAAATGCCTGGATCAATTCTAAATAGTCTGTTGTTTCTGCTTCCTCTAAAAATCTGGAGATTTCCCCAACCGGCACATTAGGAAAGGCTAAACTCTGCCGGCTAGTAATATACTCCTGATTTTGTAAGATATTAATACTGAAAGCATTACCATCATATCGCCAAATTTCTAAGACTCCCATATCTGCATAGACTTGAAAGCGATTTTGAGAACTACTCGTAATATCAACTTCAATCACTAAATCTGGTGGCGGATCTTGATTTAAGTCAATTCTCTTTTTGCCTTTAACTGCGCTGATGTTCTGGATGTAGAAACATTCAGCGGGTTCGGCACCACTAATTTCAGGATATTTAAAAGTCGTAGAACCAAGAGGTTCAATTTTAACTTCTAATTCTTCAGCTAATGTTTCAACAAATCGACCTACTATTTTTTTGTAACGTTCATGTTCAGGGGACGGAACCATAATTTCAAGTGTGCCACGATTATAGGTGAGGCGCAAACGCCGGCTACTCAATTCAGTTAGCAGAGTTTCATAAGTTTTCCAACTGATATCTGATAGTTCAATTCTTTGTTCGGGTGGAGTGAGGGTGGTGCCGATCATAGTATTAATTTAAGTTAGTTTTATTAAAGGCTCACAAGAAAAACTTCAGCTAGATTCAGCGATAAACCTGGGAAACAAGGCAATAGTCATAGCTAGACAATCCGTGAAAGATTGAGAAGAGAATCTTTAACCCATAGTTTAACACCGGCATCCCAAGGCCATTGCAGCCCGAACACAAAATTACTCTTCAAAAATTGCGCCACGTTGGCTTAATTCTCGCTTCATTTCCTCAGAAACTCCTGAATTGCCGGCAAAGCGAGTTTTTTCCAGCCTTGCATTTGTGAAATTCACCCGCGTTAAATCAGCACCACTCAAATCAGCGCCGGCAAGATTCACCCCCGTCAGATCCGCATCCTTTAAATTAGCACCAAGCAAATGAGCACCGGCAAGATTTGCACGGCTTAAATAAGCACTGCTTAAATTTGCCTCATTCATCTGTGCGCCGGTAAGATTGGCGCTACTAAGATTTGTACGAAGATCAGCCCCAATTAAATTAGCCAAACTCAGATCCGCACTGGCAAGATTTGCATTTACCAATTGAGCATCCGATAAATTCGCCCCGCTTAAATTCGCGCCGGCAAGATCAGCTAATGTTAACTTCGCACCTGTTAAATTCGCACCCATTAAGTTAGCCCCACACAAATCGGCATAGTGCAAATTAAAACCGCTCAAATCAGCGCCGGCAAGATCCTCAGCCGCATTCAACCCCAAACTTTCCGCCAGCGCCACGAAATCCGTTTCTGTCCCTGCTAAAAACAACTCCCGTGCAATTTCTAGCTGCGCTTGATGACACTCCCTCGCCGGCTCATCCTCTCCCAAAGCCTGGTAAGTTAATCTTAGATTTCCCAGCGTTTGCCCCTCATCAAGCCGGTTTTGCATTTCCCGCGCCATTTCCAGCCGCCGCTGTTGGTATTCCATACCAGCGGCGAACTCTCCAAACGCATAAAAAGCATTTCCTAGGTTCAACAGCGCATTCGCCTCTCCGCGCCTGTCTTGAATTTCCAGGGCGATCTCCAGATGCCGGTGATAACAAGCGATCGCTTCTGTCAAATTTCCGACAGCCTGGTAAGCCGCCCCCAAATTTCCCATCGCCGCCCCTTCCTTACGGCGATCAGGAATGTTTTGATAGGCTGCCAGTGCTTGTTGCCAAGACTGTAATGCAGCTTCAAACTCTCCTGTTTGATATTGTGAAATCCCTTGTTTCAGCAATACATCGGCTTCATTCATATCTCACAAACACCCTAATAAAATCAGCAGTATCCCAATTTATAAATCCTCAAAAATCGCACCACGTTCTTGCAATGTTTCCTGCATTTGTCTGGAAATTCCAGAATCATTGCGAAATCTTGCCCCTTCTACATTGGCACCGGCAAGCTCAACATCGGCAAAATTTGTTAACACCAATCCCGCATGATTTAAATCAGCATCCGTCAGATTTGCCCCGCTAAGATTCGCCCCACTCAAATTTGCATTGCTCAAACTTGCCTCCCTCAAATTTGCGCCGGCAAGATTCGCCCCGCTCAAATTTGCTAAAGCTAACCCACACAGATGCAAATCCGCATTCATGATGTTTGCATCACTCAACAAAGCACCGCTGAGATCGGCACCGGCAAGATTTGCCCCGCTTAAATTTGCACTGCACAGATCCGCATCATTGAGCAGCGCGCCCCGCAGGTTTGCCCCAACAAGATTTGCCCCACTCAAATCCACACCCACTAAGGTTACGCCTAGCAAATTTGCACCGGCAAAATCTTCAGCGGGATTGAGTTCCGCCAGTTTTGCCAACTCTAAAAAATCATTGGTTTGAGTTGCAACAATCTTGTCAATAACTTCTGCAAGTTCAGCCGGCGCGATGGCAGAATCTTCACTGCCGTTACTACTCCAAGATGACTGTTCTTGCAGCGAAGTATATTGCAGCGCCGCCACCCGAATGAGAGAAGGCTTGAGGTTAAACTCAACAATTGCCCCTGTCAATTTTTTTTCTAAAATAGAAAGTTTGTTTGGGCTGATTTCAGGGGGCCACAATCCCTCAATTTCAGTAATTTGTGTATCTGCCGGCAACACATCAAAGATCGCTTGCACTTGGCAAGGCAAACTGGTGACTTGCAACGTTCCCAAATGGAAATTCTTGAGAGAACCTTGGAGCACAGCTTGGCTAGATGGAATCGCAAATATCCAGCTGGGTTCTGTCTCACCGCCGCCGGTGATCACCTGACACTGGCAGGGATTGGGCTTTTCCTCTGCCGGCTCGTCTATCAGCGTTACCAGGTCACTGCCGGCTTCCGGCTGCGACTCTTGCAGCATTTTGCAGTTTTCGAGCTTCAGTCTTAGCCGGCCCCGGAGCAGGCCAAATTTGAAGCGCCCCTCCAACACCGACTGCCACGATTCATCGAAGTTGAGGGTTACCGATAAGTCAATTTGCTCGGTGCCAGCTGAGCCGGTTTTTCTAGGGATGCCGGTTAAATTCATTGATAAGCAGTCTGGCTGAGGCATGGAGGAGAGAAGTTCTTGCATCGCCCATTCAAAATTTGTCTTTAGGACATCTTAGATATCCAAATTTAGCTTAATCCAAAAGCAGCCTCACACTTGATATGGACTGTGATCAGCTAGATCGTGAATTCTTGAAGACAAAAAAATTTAAGGGCGCTTCCTGCTGGAGAAGACGCCCTCGATTGGTTTTGTTATTCAATTGATCTGGGTGATTTAATTGTTTTTTTAGCTAGATGCATCAGCCGGCTGCCCGATCAAGATGCAAACCTAGGAGGCAAAATCCAAGCAACGATCCTACAACTGCATTACAGCAATTACAGCTTACTCAACAGCAGGCAGATTGTTGACTTGAGTTGCATCGAGTCCAACTTCTGCTGCTGAGCGCGAAAGCATCGACTGCTGCCGGTTTTTGATTTGGTGCTGGTGACGCATCATCAGGGCGCGAGCTTGATCTTGAGTAGACATTTTAAATTCCTCCGGTGTAGTCAATGTAATGCAATAAAGAGATAAAAATTAGCTCATCGTCGAATGAGAGCGGTCGTAGGAAACAGAGAAGCTGGAGTGAGGTTTGCCTTGAATGTTGCTCCAGTAGTCATCGGCTTCGAGTCCAACTTCTGCCGCTGCACGGGAGAGCATCGACTGCTGCCGGTTCTTGATCTGGTGGTGGTGACGCATCATCAACGCACGCGCTTGATCTTGAGTGGACATTCTCGGTTCCTCCTGATTTCCTGATAAAAAGATGGGCTTGTTTGCCTTCTCTATTTAAGATATCAGCAAATTCTGTATAAATTTTTACAGAATGTGTTTTTGCAACAAAACTTAATATTTTCTCAGGAAAGGGTAGGCAAACATGAAAGAGGCTCCCTCGCTGGTATTGAGGAAGCCTGAGCTTTTGAGTCCTGAGCTTTTGAGTCCTGAGTCCTAGTTTTGAGCGGGGGAGAGTGGAAGAACACTTAAATTTTCCCAATTCCCCATGCCCCATGCCCCATGCCCTTCTTACAAAGGCCGGTAAACGCGGTAGTTGATTTTGGGGAAGATATTGTCGATTTCTTCGACTTTTTCTAGCCAGCCGCTATCAATCTTGCCCATCTTGATTTCGTCGTAGAGCTTATTGAAGCGCATCAGGTGTGAACGCGTCCGGCGCACGGCATAGGGCACCATCGTGCCGGTTCGCATAATAAAGGCCCAGTCAGAAGATTGTGCTAGCAAGACTTCCCGCGCTGCTTGGTTAAGTGCTCGCCACTCCAGCTCATCTGCCGGCTCAAGCTTGCCCAGCTCAATCATCCGTTCTGCGGCTTTGTGCAAATGGGGATAAACCCAGGCATTGGTGTCATTGAGCCAGTATTCATGGAAACCCTTATAACCCCAACTCGATTGGGAAGGACGGGCGACTTGCTGAGCGGGGTTCTCGCGCAGGTAATCGGCCAAGTGGGTCATGCTGTATGTCCCTTGGTCATACCAACTCTTGCGGAACAGGTAATTGATAAACGAAGGGCCTTCGTACCACCAGTGACCGAATAATTCAGCGTCGTAGGGGGAAACGATGATGGGGGGACGCTGCATGATGCCGTGCAGGTGTTGCACTTGGCGTTCGCGGTTGAACATGAAGTTGCCGGCGTGTTCAGCAGTCTTTTCCCTTGCCCAGTAAGGATCGTAAAGCGCTTTATCTCCTAGACCTAGCCCTCGGCCTGTGATCTTGTGGTATTTGATGCCAACGTTCTTCCGCTGGCCGTTGGGCATGATGTAGGGTTTGATGTAATCGTATTCCGCTTCCCAACCCAAGTCTTTGTAAAATTCCCGATATTCTGCGGCACCGGGATAGCCGACTTCAGATGACCAAACTTGTTGTGAGGATTCATGATCGCGACCGAAGGCAGCGACGCCACACTCAGTATAGATGGGGGCGTAGGTGCCAAAGCGTGGGCGAGGACGTGCATATAGGATGCCGTGGCCATCAGTGAGGAAGTAACGCAAGCCGGCATCGGCAAGCATCCGTTCTAGCCCCTCATAGTAGGCGCATTCCGGCAGCCAAATTCCTCTAGGAGGCCGGCCAAAGTTTTCTTCGTAGTGTTCGCAGGCAACTTGAATTTGCGACCAAACTGCCTGGGGATACATTTTCATCAGCGGCAGGTAGCCGTGGGTTGCCCCGCAGGTGATGATTTCTAGATTGTTAGTGTCTGAGAACTGCTTGAAGGCGCTAACAAGATCGCCTTTATGATGCTCCCAATACTCGCGAGTTTCGTGAAACTCTGTGGCGTAGTGCTCGGCAAGGTAGCGGATATGGCCATTATGTTTGTTATGTTCGACTTCCTTCTCGGCCAGTTCTTCAAGTTGGGCCAAGTGTTTGTCGTAGCGTTCTTGTAGCAGTGGATCACGCAGCATCGACACCAATGGCGGTGTCATGCTCATGGTTATTTTGAAGTCAATGCCGTCTTGCTTTAATCCTTCAAATACTCGCAGTAAAGGGATGTAGGTTTCTGTGATGGCTTCATATAGCCATTCTTCTTCTAATACATAATCACTTTCAGGGTGTCGGACAAAGGGAAGATGGGCGTGTAAAACAAGGGCGAGGTAGCCAATAGCCATAAATTACTCAAGGATCGTGGTTAAATGCAGAACCGATTAGGAGCCGGGGGATTTTACAATATTTAAAGATTTTAAGATGAAAGGGGAACTAAAGAGCCATCACCGGCTGAAATTTCAGCTAAAAAATGTTTCCTAAGATAGATGACTCACTCTTAAATTGTGAGTGTTGTCAGCGAGGGATTTCCATCTATCAAATCAGGGGATAGCTAATAATATAAAATCCGATCAATTAATGTAATTTAGAAAACACAAAGCTGAGATCCTTCCCAACTAATGCTTGTAGCCATGAGACCAAATGTAAAACACACTCATCCAAAATTGATATGAGCGATAACCAGCATCCAGCATTTGAGCCAAATCAACCGGCAAACTCACCGGCAGATGATGAGATTCCCAATCGTAACAAGCCGGCAGACGAGTCTCGCAAAATTACTGAGGTGCCGGCAGATTCATCTTCAGATGAAAAAAACTCGGTTTGGGAGTCTGTCACGGAGAAAGTAACCGGCGTTGGAGGCGCAATCGGCAATAAAGCATCCCAGGCGGGTAAGGCGGTGGTGCAAACGGCTGCAAACGTAGGAGAAGCCATTGGAAATAAGGCATCTCAAGCGGGTAAGGCGGTTGCAAATGCGGGAGAAGCCGCTGCCAAACAAACACAACAGATGTTCTCTCAAGCGGCGCAAGGTGCCGGGGTTGCGGTTGCTTTTGTGGGAGATAACCCACTGTTGCGATATGCCACTCAGGTGTTGCAGGTGGATTGGTTGGTGAGAATTGTGGATCGCGTGGATGTGGTGAAAGCGCAGGAGGCAGTGCAACAGCTCAAGCAAAAACATCCGAATCAATCACCGAGTCAGATTGCCCATCATTTGATGCTGGAGAAGTCGTTTTATGCCGGCGGCATTGGATTGGTGACGAGTTTGGTGCCTGGGGTGGCGGCGGCAACCTTGGGGGTTGATTTAATGACAACGACGCTATTACAAGCGGAAATGGTGTATCAAATCGCTGCAGCTTATGGGATGGAGTTACAAGATCCGGCACGTAAGGGGGAAGTTTTGGCAATTTTCGGGCTGGCGCTAGGCGGATCACGGGCGATTAAAGCCGGCTTGGGGTTGTTGCGGACATTACCGGCAGCCGGTGCGGCAATTGGTGCGAGTGCGAATGCGGTGATGTTGTATTCACTGGGATATGCGGCGTGCCGGTTCTACGAAGCCAAGCAAAACCCACTGACTTCTAAAGAAACCATCTCGGAAACTCAGGCGGAGAGCGAGAAATATCAAGAGGTGGCGCTAGCGCAACAAGCGATTATGGATGGCATTTTGGCCCACCTGATTTTAGCCGGCAATCCGGGGAAATCTCCCGAAGACATTGTGCCGGAATTGCAACCGCTAAACCTCAGTCCCGCTTCCCTAGCGGTCATTTCTACCAATTTGCAATCCCCTCAACCTTTAGAGGCACTGCTTGAGCGGCTTAATCGTGATTTTGCGGTGGCGCTGCTAGGGCAGTGCGCCAAAATCGTTAAACTCGATCAAATTACTTCGCCGGCAGAAGCTGAAGTCATCGCCACCATTACAACAAAATTAAATACCAAAATTGATGCAATCCAGTAACTACACGGATGCGAAGCCTTGCGTAGAGATGAGCACAATAAGGAAGAGTGAAGAGTTAAGTTTGAAATGTGAAGGGTTAAGCAATTTCTCCTTGGCCCCAGCAAGCGTACTCCTCTTTCTTTCGCCTCTGTGCTGCACTACCGACTACCTAATCGGCAATCAGCGATGAGGAATATTTAATAAACGTAAGGATAACCTTAGTATTGCGGTAGTCCTATGCAAACTCAAGCGCATTTACCCGAATCTAGTCTCGAACAAGTCATCAAGAAAATTTTTACGTCTTACCGGATTACACGCGCCGATCAACAATTATTTATGAAGACGCTGCTATCCAAGGACACACTCACAGCACAAGAGCAACAGCAGATTGATCGTGTGTTCGACGCCTTACGCAGAGGGTTGCTCAGAGTTGTCGATTAAATGTGCCGATTTCTATTAAATTGTCAGCGCTTAAATTTGCTGGAAAGTTTAAGGAATTTGTAAAAGAGTTGGTTGTTTTCCCTAGGGCTGCGTTGAATTTTTAGGGAAATATTTTTGAGGCTGCAAGTAAACGATTATGGTTTCTTTTTGAATCGAGTACGATTGCAGCCGGCACTCTTATTTTTTTCTTAGTACGTTTGAGCGCCAAGTGTTAGATCGACGTTAAATAGACTTGATAATTTTTTTAACCGCAGGTGAAACTGGAATGTGCTTTGCTGCTCATTAAAGTTCCACCTGCCGACGTAGATAAACGCAGATGATAGTGCACAGTGCCGGCAGGCATATACAGATATCAAGATAAAATGTATGACATTAATCATACAAAGTAAAAAGTAACTTTAAGCTTAATCAACCAAGATTCACACAAAAAACTAGGGGCAAATGTATGGATAGCCCCTTGAAAACATTAGAACCAGCTAAGAAGCGAACTCAACAGCTTTTTAGGCAACTGTAGTATCCCTCAATAGCAGCGATATTTATAGACTGATATTGTTAACGACAGCAAAAGCGCTGTCCACATCCACTGTGGAATGCCCTCTAAAACCCCAAACACTTCCGGGAGTACAAGACATAACACTGCCATAATGTAAGCCGTTGCGATAGTGGCAATCACAGGGGTGAAAATGCTAAGAACTTCTCTCATCGTTGATTAACTCTCCTTCTGCTATGGTGTTGGGCAGCGCTCTCGCCAGTCTCTTGCGGTTTTCTATTTCACGTCCTCTTTTCGATAATGTCAACAATTTTACATAAAAATCCATACTGGGTGTGGCAATTTCTAGTCTGGCTGTGTTAAATTTGGCAATTTGCCACCTAGGCTAGTGGCACCAAACTCGGTTAAGGAAGAAGAAATTGAAGGTGAAATCGGCCTTATAATGCCTCACCGATCAGGGTAAAAGCAGCCCAGTCTTTGGGATTGGGGTATTGTTGCATTGTGGTAAGCATGGCGCTGCGGAGGGCTTGGGCTTTGTCCTGCTTTTGCAGCAGATTCCGGTAAAATTCAGTCATTAAGGATGCGGTTGGGGCGTCTGGAACCGCCCACAGAGAGACAATCGTGCTAGGCACACCGGCAGCAATCAAAGCCCGAGATAATCCAATAACCCCATCGCCGGTGATCCGTCCCCCAGCCGTATCACAAGCACTGAGGACGACTAAATCAGCATTAAGTTTCAATTGGAGAATTTCACCGGCACTGAGCAAACCCGTATCCCCCTTGGAAGGGGCGAGTGCGATTGCCCCCGGTACGCCCGATCCTTGAAAATCATCCAGTAAGCCGTGGGTTGCTAAATGAATCAGCCGTGCCGCAGGCATTTGCTTCGTAATCGCCTCCTTCGTGGCAGCAGCGCCGGTGATTGCTTGAGTGTTGAGCATTTGAGCAATTGCCAAGGCTTCCCGTTCTGCCCCTGGTAAACTCGATAACTGCTGGGGCCGATCTCCTGGTTTTAACGAAATACTTGGCATCGTGGGATTGCCGACAACCAGCGTATTTGTCCCTGAAATTTGTTGCCGTTGTCGGTGGGTTAAATCCAGCACTTGAATTGCCGGCGCTACGACTATTGTGTGTTTTTCAATGAGGTATTTGCCGGCTTGATCTTGTAGCGCGGAGAAAGGAACCAGAAATAGTTGTTTTTGTGGGATAAATGTTACACGGGCTTCTGGATCTGCCGGCAAAAGATCCGCAATCGGTGAAATAAGTAACTGATGGAGTTGTTGCAGCCGATTTGCTTGCTCAGTTTCACTCACTCTCGCAATGGTTCCCAAGCCGCGACCCCGAACACCTATAGACTCTCGGCTGTTAGTAACAAGTTGGGAAAGAGACGTATTTTGTTGTTGCCATAGCGGTTTGAGATCGCTTCGACGAAATGCCACCTCACCTGTTGGCTTAATCACCCAAATAAATAATTCTGATTCTTGATAACTTTGTTTATTTTTAACGTTGAAATCATCATTAATAATTGAATATTCCACAAGCGTCGCATTTTGCTGCTTAGCTATTTGTTTAATTTGCTCGATATTCGGCGGCGCAATTTGATCAGCAGTTTCAGGAGATAGCCGGCCTGCCAGTAATTCTACAAATGCTCTAGCTCGCCCCCGCTCTGCCATTTCTAACGCTTCTTCGGGTTTGTTTTGAGCGATTAAAACTTGTTCTAAAGTCGTGTAAGTATTTCTTTGGGTTTCAAAGATTGACACTTTAAACGCATCATTATCTTTTAAACCGGCTCTGAGAGATTCTAAAACTTGAATGCCGGCAAGCAGCGTTTTTTCGGCTTCAGGTAAATTTCCTGATCGAAAGAGGGACAGCCCTAAATTATTTAGAATAGACCCTTCTGAAATCGGATTTTTAATCTCCCTGACAATCTCCAAACTCTGCCGATCATATTCTATAGCTTTCTGATAATCATTTAAGAAATGATAAGCCAATCCCATATTTCCTAGCGCCTTTGCTTCCCCCAGCCGGTTACCAACTTCTCGCGCCACCGCCAAATGTTGCTTATAGTAATTAATAGCTTGGGCGTACTCACTCTGGTCATCGTAAACAAGACCGATCTGTCCCAAAGCCGTCCCCTCTGCGCTGCGATTGCCAATTTCTTTAGCAATCGCCAATTGTTCCTCGTGGTAATCAATCGCTTTAGCATACTCGCCTATCTTGCGGTAAACAATTCCCAAATTTCCCAGCGCGGTTCCCTGCCCATTGCGATCGCCAATTTCCTTAGCAATCGCTAAGTGTTGGTTGTACTTTTCAATTGCTTTGGCATAGTCTCCCACTTCAAAATAGACTGTTCCGAGATTGCCCAGCACTGTTGCCTCTTCCTGGCGAGCGCTTAGGGATTGCATAATTGATAAAGTCTGCTCGTATTGTTCAATTGCCTTGGCATACTCGCCCAACTCCTGGTAAGCAATTGCCAAATTTCCCAGAACAGTGCCCTCACTAGAAGGATTGCGGATTTCTCGCGCAATGATCAAACTCTGCTGATATAAATTAATCGCTTGAGTCACATCACCTTGATCGTGGTAAACCGTTCCCAACAAGTTGAGTGTCGTTGCCTCACCACTGCGATAGCCAATTTCTCGCGAGATATCTAAAGTCTGCCGGTAAAATTCTATTGCCTTGGGATAGTTGCTTTGTGCTTTGTAGGTGCGTCCTAAATTTCCCAAAGCGTTCGCTTCTCCCAGCCGATGTTTAATAAATTGAAAGATCGCTAAACTTTGCTCATACATTTCAATCGCCTTGGGATAATTGCTTAGTGCATAGTAATCATCGCCTAAGTTTGATAAAATGATAGCTTCTCCTCTCTGATTGCCAATTTCTCGCATAATTATGAGCGTCTGCTCGTTATTTTCAATTGCTTTGGTATAATTGCCAAAATTCTTGTAAACAACTGCAAGACTGCCCAACGCATTCGCTTCGCCCTGGCGATCTTTGACTTCTCGTGCAAATGCTAAACTTTGCTCGTACGCCTCAAGGGCTTTGACATAGTCTCCCAAAGCTTTGTATACATTTCCCAAATCATTAAGTGCCGATCCCTCACCCGATTTATCTCCAAGCTTTCGGGCCAGCGCTAAATCTTGCTCGTGATACTCCATCGCCTTTTCATAATTGCCCAAATCCTTGTAAGCAATTCCTAAATTTCCAAGAGCGTATAGTTGCCCCTTTGGGTCATTGATTTCTTGGGCAATGGCTAAACTTTGCTGATAATATTCAATTGCTTTATTGTAGTTATTAATACTGTAGTAAGCAGCTCCGAGGTTACCTACAGCCCATCCCTCTCCTTGTCGGTTTTTAAGTTGCCGATAGATAGTTAGGGCTTGCTGCCAAGATTCAATCGCCGCTTCAACTTGATTAGCTTTTAACTGCTGAGTACCTTGCTCCAGAAGTTGTGATGCTTCTGCTTCACGGTTATTAGGAATTTGTGCTAAAATTATACCATTTTGAAGTTTTAAATGGGAATTTTGGGTTAATTGAGCGCTCAGCGATTCAGGAGTGAGCGTAAGAGTAGATAGAAGAGTGATGATGGCACTACAAACTATTTTTTGGGGTTGCATACAAAAGTTAATCTTTAAGGGTTAAAAGCAAAGTAGTCATGAAAAATCGCGTAAAAACCTTAAACTCTCAATTTATTTTAGACACACCATAACTCATCTGTTGGCCGTTAGGCATATACAGATTAATTTGTTTTTTCGTAGAGAAATTTATGGTTTAAACGACTTCAAAAGTGATTGAGAGTGCTGCCATTTGGGTTGTATCGATGCCACGAACGGCAGGATTAATTGCCGCCGGCAGACCGCGAGTGGTTTCTCCTAAGTCATCCAATAAATCGCCCATTACTTCTGTCGGCTGATTTAAAGCTACAGGGCCGCGATCTACTCCTGTTTGGGAGGATAATTGGCGCAATGCTTGAAGTGCTTTTCGTAGAGGAAAACTACTGGCAACAATCAACACTTCAGTCATCCCCTTGGGTTCCTGGGTAATCAGTTTAAATCCATCTTTATTTGCATCGGGAATTGCCAGAGTTTGGCCGGCACTCACCCGCGTTACGTCATCAGATGCTGTCCACTGATTGGGGAAAACAACTGAGATTTCACCGCTAGAATCAATCACCAATACACTGAGATAAAGATCGCGCGATTCTTTATTCTCGATCTGAAATTGAATCGGGGTTTGTAGTGGTAATTGCGTAACAGTTGACGTAACTTTTGGCTGAACTCTGGTTTGTCCCCCACCCCGCGCCGTGAATGACTGCGCTAAAACTTGGCTTTGATTTTCTGGTGTCATGGAGACAACTAAATTCAGCCGCGAGGAATTACTATTAAGGGTGAGTTTGACAATTCGGGCAGCGAGGAGTGATTTGAGTTTAGCTTGCAACCGGCTCACCGCAGCACTCACCGACTCACCGGCAGCCCCAAAGGAACCAGGAATCACTTCTAAACTGGGGGAAAATAAGCCAATACTGTCAATGGCTGGAAGATTGGGAATTTGCCTGGACTGTAACTCTTGGCGATAGGTGCCGGTCATTCGTCCTAAAATGTAGTCCACCTCTTTTTGTTGCACCGGCACGACTTCAATCCGTCTGATCGCGTCGATGGC
This genomic window from Microcoleus sp. FACHB-672 contains:
- a CDS encoding CHAT domain-containing protein encodes the protein MQPQKIVCSAIITLLSTLTLTPESLSAQLTQNSHLKLQNGIILAQIPNNREAEASQLLEQGTQQLKANQVEAAIESWQQALTIYRQLKNRQGEGWAVGNLGAAYYSINNYNKAIEYYQQSLAIAQEINDPKGQLYALGNLGIAYKDLGNYEKAMEYHEQDLALARKLGDKSGEGSALNDLGNVYKALGDYVKALEAYEQSLAFAREVKDRQGEANALGSLAVVYKNFGNYTKAIENNEQTLIIMREIGNQRGEAIILSNLGDDYYALSNYPKAIEMYEQSLAIFQFIKHRLGEANALGNLGRTYKAQSNYPKAIEFYRQTLDISREIGYRSGEATTLNLLGTVYHDQGDVTQAINLYQQSLIIAREIRNPSSEGTVLGNLAIAYQELGEYAKAIEQYEQTLSIMQSLSARQEEATVLGNLGTVYFEVGDYAKAIEKYNQHLAIAKEIGDRNGQGTALGNLGIVYRKIGEYAKAIDYHEEQLAIAKEIGNRSAEGTALGQIGLVYDDQSEYAQAINYYKQHLAVAREVGNRLGEAKALGNMGLAYHFLNDYQKAIEYDRQSLEIVREIKNPISEGSILNNLGLSLFRSGNLPEAEKTLLAGIQVLESLRAGLKDNDAFKVSIFETQRNTYTTLEQVLIAQNKPEEALEMAERGRARAFVELLAGRLSPETADQIAPPNIEQIKQIAKQQNATLVEYSIINDDFNVKNKQSYQESELFIWVIKPTGEVAFRRSDLKPLWQQQNTSLSQLVTNSRESIGVRGRGLGTIARVSETEQANRLQQLHQLLISPIADLLPADPEARVTFIPQKQLFLVPFSALQDQAGKYLIEKHTIVVAPAIQVLDLTHRQRQQISGTNTLVVGNPTMPSISLKPGDRPQQLSSLPGAEREALAIAQMLNTQAITGAAATKEAITKQMPAARLIHLATHGLLDDFQGSGVPGAIALAPSKGDTGLLSAGEILQLKLNADLVVLSACDTAGGRITGDGVIGLSRALIAAGVPSTIVSLWAVPDAPTASLMTEFYRNLLQKQDKAQALRSAMLTTMQQYPNPKDWAAFTLIGEAL
- a CDS encoding Uma2 family endonuclease, coding for MIGTTLTPPEQRIELSDISWKTYETLLTELSSRRLRLTYNRGTLEIMVPSPEHERYKKIVGRFVETLAEELEVKIEPLGSTTFKYPEISGAEPAECFYIQNISAVKGKKRIDLNQDPPPDLVIEVDITSSSQNRFQVYADMGVLEIWRYDGNAFSINILQNQEYITSRQSLAFPNVPVGEISRFLEEAETTDYLELIQAFRKWVKSQIQE
- a CDS encoding pentapeptide repeat-containing protein is translated as MQELLSSMPQPDCLSMNLTGIPRKTGSAGTEQIDLSVTLNFDESWQSVLEGRFKFGLLRGRLRLKLENCKMLQESQPEAGSDLVTLIDEPAEEKPNPCQCQVITGGGETEPSWIFAIPSSQAVLQGSLKNFHLGTLQVTSLPCQVQAIFDVLPADTQITEIEGLWPPEISPNKLSILEKKLTGAIVEFNLKPSLIRVAALQYTSLQEQSSWSSNGSEDSAIAPAELAEVIDKIVATQTNDFLELAKLAELNPAEDFAGANLLGVTLVGVDLSGANLVGANLRGALLNDADLCSANLSGANLAGADLSGALLSDANIMNADLHLCGLALANLSGANLAGANLREASLSNANLSGANLSGANLTDADLNHAGLVLTNFADVELAGANVEGARFRNDSGISRQMQETLQERGAIFEDL
- a CDS encoding glycoside hydrolase family 57 protein, whose product is MAIGYLALVLHAHLPFVRHPESDYVLEEEWLYEAITETYIPLLRVFEGLKQDGIDFKITMSMTPPLVSMLRDPLLQERYDKHLAQLEELAEKEVEHNKHNGHIRYLAEHYATEFHETREYWEHHKGDLVSAFKQFSDTNNLEIITCGATHGYLPLMKMYPQAVWSQIQVACEHYEENFGRPPRGIWLPECAYYEGLERMLADAGLRYFLTDGHGILYARPRPRFGTYAPIYTECGVAAFGRDHESSQQVWSSEVGYPGAAEYREFYKDLGWEAEYDYIKPYIMPNGQRKNVGIKYHKITGRGLGLGDKALYDPYWAREKTAEHAGNFMFNRERQVQHLHGIMQRPPIIVSPYDAELFGHWWYEGPSFINYLFRKSWYDQGTYSMTHLADYLRENPAQQVARPSQSSWGYKGFHEYWLNDTNAWVYPHLHKAAERMIELGKLEPADELEWRALNQAAREVLLAQSSDWAFIMRTGTMVPYAVRRTRSHLMRFNKLYDEIKMGKIDSGWLEKVEEIDNIFPKINYRVYRPL
- a CDS encoding pentapeptide repeat-containing protein, whose translation is MNEADVLLKQGISQYQTGEFEAALQSWQQALAAYQNIPDRRKEGAAMGNLGAAYQAVGNLTEAIACYHRHLEIALEIQDRRGEANALLNLGNAFYAFGEFAAGMEYQQRRLEMAREMQNRLDEGQTLGNLRLTYQALGEDEPARECHQAQLEIARELFLAGTETDFVALAESLGLNAAEDLAGADLSGFNLHYADLCGANLMGANLTGAKLTLADLAGANLSGANLSDAQLVNANLASADLSLANLIGADLRTNLSSANLTGAQMNEANLSSAYLSRANLAGAHLLGANLKDADLTGVNLAGADLSGADLTRVNFTNARLEKTRFAGNSGVSEEMKRELSQRGAIFEE